Proteins encoded in a region of the Oncorhynchus clarkii lewisi isolate Uvic-CL-2024 chromosome 18, UVic_Ocla_1.0, whole genome shotgun sequence genome:
- the LOC139372792 gene encoding DNA-directed RNA polymerases I, II, and III subunit RPABC4, protein MDAQKDVQPPKQQPMIYICGECHTENEIKARDPIRCRECGYRIMYKKRTKRLVVFDAR, encoded by the exons ATGGACGCTCAAAAAGATGTGCAACCCCCCAAGCAACAGCCTATGATCTACATATGTGGGG AATGCCACACTGAAAATGAAATTAAGGCTCGTGATCCAATCAGATGCAGAGAGTGTGGATACAGAATCATGTACAAGAAGAGAACAAAGAGAT TGGTTGTGTTTGACGCGCGGTGA